Proteins encoded together in one Fimbriimonadia bacterium window:
- a CDS encoding sugar transferase: protein MNMRLAKRATQAQTVSVFEGRIPYRHVQYRVFKRVLDVTGSAAMLLLLFPLMAAIALAVKLTSPGPVIFMQPRVGLRGRTFMFLKFRSMYMDAEQRLREVGGLNEKDGPIFKIKNDPRVTPIGRTLRKFSLDELPQLINVLRGDMSLVGPRPPLPREVEKYDEESYVRLCVTPGITCLWQICGRSDLSFVDWVRLDRFYIEHMSFWLDLKILLLTIPAVLKGQGAY, encoded by the coding sequence ATGAATATGAGACTGGCAAAGAGAGCGACACAGGCACAGACGGTCTCCGTTTTCGAGGGCCGGATACCCTATCGCCATGTGCAATACCGGGTGTTCAAACGCGTGCTGGACGTGACGGGTTCTGCCGCCATGCTGCTGCTGCTGTTCCCACTCATGGCTGCCATTGCGCTAGCCGTCAAGCTGACTTCCCCTGGCCCGGTGATCTTCATGCAGCCGCGGGTGGGGCTCCGCGGGCGAACGTTTATGTTCCTGAAGTTCCGCTCCATGTACATGGATGCCGAGCAGCGGCTCCGAGAAGTGGGCGGGCTGAACGAGAAGGATGGACCGATCTTCAAGATCAAGAACGACCCCAGGGTCACGCCGATCGGCCGGACGCTGCGCAAGTTCAGCCTCGACGAGCTGCCGCAGCTCATCAACGTGCTGCGCGGGGACATGAGCCTGGTGGGACCACGTCCGCCATTGCCCCGCGAGGTGGAGAAGTATGATGAAGAGAGCTATGTACGGCTCTGCGTGACTCCGGGCATTACTTGCCTTTGGCAAATCTGCGGCCGCAGCGATCTATCCTTTGTGGATTGGGTCCGACTAGACAGGTTCTACATCGAGCACATGTCGTTCTGGCTCGATCTGAAGATTCTGCTCTTGACCATTCCTGCAGTGCTGAAAGGACAAGGAGCATACTAG
- a CDS encoding prepilin-type N-terminal cleavage/methylation domain-containing protein — protein sequence MTDPKRGFTLIELLVVIAIIAILAGILFPVFSQARLKAHQAACQSYHNQGVKAAIMYANDYDDYLFPPNKKGFFDTTWGLTIPVGDEDVAWPTLLQSYMRSYEILICPGDPDDNHVRNPRNVNEVSIPANRPYLRRYCEGFHTNLGYNYNWLAYQTGTAQSPTTWLASVSGVAAPATTLVFVDSIYGRTSDGSPAGGGCFVVDSPFAPTTIRKPVGMIPPFSTTQLGWVCYSVARGDPNNAACATSAIAFGKAFPFHPYGEGFTVAFLDGHVKSVRVATLVDGMNANYDNVIDYDRFLWDTVE from the coding sequence ATGACAGACCCGAAGCGAGGCTTTACGCTCATCGAACTGTTGGTGGTCATCGCGATCATCGCGATCTTGGCCGGCATCCTGTTCCCGGTGTTCTCGCAAGCACGGCTCAAGGCACATCAGGCAGCCTGCCAGTCGTACCACAACCAAGGTGTCAAGGCCGCGATCATGTACGCGAACGACTACGACGACTACCTGTTCCCGCCCAATAAGAAAGGCTTCTTCGACACCACCTGGGGCCTCACGATCCCTGTGGGCGATGAAGACGTCGCATGGCCGACCCTCCTACAGAGCTATATGCGGAGCTACGAGATTCTGATCTGCCCCGGAGACCCGGATGATAACCACGTTCGCAACCCACGCAACGTCAACGAGGTCAGTATTCCGGCGAATCGCCCCTATCTGCGCCGCTATTGCGAAGGGTTTCACACCAATCTAGGCTACAACTACAACTGGCTGGCGTATCAGACCGGCACGGCGCAGAGCCCGACGACCTGGCTGGCGTCGGTCTCGGGGGTGGCCGCGCCCGCAACCACGCTCGTCTTCGTAGACAGCATCTATGGTCGAACCAGTGACGGCTCCCCGGCCGGCGGAGGATGTTTCGTTGTGGACTCGCCCTTCGCTCCCACCACCATCCGAAAGCCCGTCGGCATGATCCCGCCGTTCTCGACCACTCAGCTCGGCTGGGTGTGCTACTCCGTGGCTCGCGGCGACCCGAACAATGCTGCTTGCGCAACCTCGGCAATCGCCTTCGGCAAGGCGTTCCCGTTCCATCCCTACGGAGAAGGGTTCACCGTTGCGTTCTTGGACGGGCACGTCAAGAGTGTCCGAGTGGCAACTCTGGTGGACGGGATGAACGCGAACTACGACAACGTAATCGACTACGACCGCTTCCTCTGGGACACCGTGGAGTAG
- a CDS encoding GDP-mannose 4,6-dehydratase, producing the protein MNRILVTGGAGFIGGFVVEQLLSAGKAVRVLDDLSTGSMDTLDGLVGNLEFQRGDIRDEKAVRAAVADVSGIIHLAADISVPDSLNNPLHTYSVNVMGTLTVLEEARRAGVESCVIASSAAVYGEPVGSKQSEDSPTLPLSPYGASKLECEQLASLYSRAFAVPTLCLRLFNVYGPRQRHDSPYAAVIPIFLSRMMQGLPPQVFGDGQQRRDFVFVGDVARALIGALGHPELAPGVYNVASGTSCNLLDLIAEINRSLGTALQPEFLPERKGDIRESVADISRARHELGFSPAVSLAEGISRIVHERVVPTEAVGG; encoded by the coding sequence TTGAATCGGATACTGGTAACGGGCGGGGCCGGCTTCATCGGAGGCTTCGTCGTCGAACAACTGCTGAGCGCGGGGAAGGCCGTTCGGGTGCTAGACGACCTGTCCACTGGCTCGATGGACACGCTGGACGGTCTGGTTGGCAATCTGGAGTTTCAGCGTGGGGACATCCGCGACGAGAAGGCGGTTCGCGCCGCGGTTGCCGACGTTTCCGGCATCATTCACCTGGCTGCCGACATCTCGGTCCCCGATTCGCTGAACAATCCACTTCACACCTACTCGGTCAACGTGATGGGTACGTTGACGGTGCTGGAAGAGGCGCGTCGTGCGGGGGTGGAGAGCTGCGTGATAGCCAGCTCGGCCGCCGTGTACGGAGAGCCTGTTGGGAGCAAGCAATCCGAGGACTCGCCTACGCTGCCCCTGTCGCCCTACGGGGCGAGCAAGCTGGAGTGCGAGCAACTTGCCTCGCTTTACAGTCGCGCATTTGCGGTGCCGACGCTTTGCCTACGGTTGTTCAATGTTTACGGGCCCCGGCAGAGGCATGATTCGCCCTATGCCGCCGTGATCCCCATTTTTCTCTCGCGCATGATGCAGGGGCTGCCACCGCAGGTTTTCGGTGACGGTCAGCAGCGACGTGACTTCGTGTTCGTCGGCGACGTGGCGCGGGCCCTGATTGGAGCGCTGGGGCACCCCGAGCTTGCTCCAGGCGTGTACAACGTGGCATCTGGCACGAGCTGCAACCTGCTGGACCTTATCGCAGAGATCAACCGGAGCCTGGGCACGGCGCTGCAACCCGAGTTCTTGCCGGAGCGGAAGGGAGACATCCGTGAGAGCGTCGCCGACATCTCGCGGGCTCGTCACGAGCTGGGCTTCTCGCCTGCCGTGTCACTGGCGGAAGGAATCTCCCGAATCGTCCACGAGCGCGTTGTCCCGACGGAGGCGGTCGGTGGCTGA
- a CDS encoding polysaccharide biosynthesis tyrosine autokinase produces the protein MQSGILQFLAPVRRRWWLVAIIVIPICLITAAISIFSPTMYDGFVTITEKRVDPRTNVEIYPTMGIQTVDVETRLNNLINTITSWTVLQKTFLDLVQTGEWKPKANPSAGTKQFNDAITEFTSSVDIEPVRGSELIRIHFKADSQEAAMAGISRLYTNFRDHYIELNSAAGLREREFIEAMLAKARQDFADVVERRKKYIAENEAVALQASTSSLVNLRGETLSQMNQAERDLAMSQRSQAVYQAVKAENQKQPLIPTATAQAMNPVYDQIKRQLASVEAELSSRLQTYGPNHPRMRELAQQKQALMEKEAELLRAKEAYLLSGKSETRSSELTEAERNVNLTEANIVAARARKAVLNVQLEDIEQKLQQVPEKERGLALIEAEYVSRQRDLDLLQTRLTEAKIKEEDAKNVRLTMVDDAFVRVIPKKTLIKLAIAFGLSFALSVGLVLVLGQFDAGAYSPMQAENALGYPVIGSLPRTRQAQLPKTTETASPLASSFQVLSTNIVEMRNRLQGPAIVVASAEPNVGRSSVAANLAVSLARDGSRVVLVDGDMREPSLHRHFDVENRSGLAEILAGTAAIEDVCMPTPVDGLLLITAGKPPANPVRLLRDVGLERFIEQVSKAADFVIFDSPAGSAFADADVLAGTLQNVLLIHEAGSPATISEAEFHKRLERLGINIIGVALNKVRPEDCSGYITFRRAYEASLMAREVPSIPTERPALDKPKREKAEAPRRPDVEADDEDDEV, from the coding sequence GTGCAAAGCGGAATTCTTCAGTTCCTGGCGCCGGTTCGGCGCCGATGGTGGCTAGTGGCCATTATCGTCATCCCCATCTGCTTGATCACAGCGGCAATCTCCATTTTCTCGCCCACGATGTACGACGGTTTCGTGACGATCACCGAGAAGCGCGTGGACCCACGCACGAACGTCGAGATCTATCCCACCATGGGCATCCAGACTGTGGACGTGGAGACGAGGCTGAACAACCTCATCAACACGATCACGAGCTGGACGGTGTTGCAAAAGACGTTCCTGGACCTTGTACAAACTGGCGAGTGGAAGCCCAAAGCCAATCCTTCAGCTGGAACGAAACAGTTCAACGACGCGATCACGGAGTTCACCTCTTCAGTGGACATCGAGCCAGTCCGCGGCTCCGAGTTGATCCGAATCCACTTCAAGGCTGATTCGCAGGAGGCCGCAATGGCGGGGATCAGCCGGCTCTACACGAACTTCCGTGACCACTACATCGAGCTGAACAGTGCCGCGGGCCTGAGAGAGCGCGAGTTTATCGAGGCGATGCTCGCCAAGGCGAGACAGGACTTTGCCGACGTCGTGGAGCGGAGGAAGAAGTACATCGCGGAGAATGAAGCTGTTGCACTCCAGGCTTCGACCTCCAGCCTGGTGAACCTTCGCGGGGAGACGCTTTCACAGATGAATCAGGCGGAGCGGGACCTCGCGATGTCCCAACGCTCGCAGGCCGTCTACCAGGCCGTGAAGGCCGAAAACCAGAAGCAGCCCCTCATCCCGACCGCCACGGCCCAGGCGATGAACCCGGTGTACGACCAGATCAAGCGCCAACTTGCGTCCGTTGAGGCAGAGTTATCGTCGCGCCTCCAGACGTATGGTCCCAACCACCCCCGCATGCGCGAGTTGGCACAGCAGAAGCAGGCTCTTATGGAAAAGGAAGCGGAGCTACTTCGAGCGAAGGAGGCTTACCTTCTGTCCGGCAAGTCCGAGACTCGTAGCTCCGAGTTGACGGAGGCGGAGCGAAACGTCAACCTGACCGAAGCGAACATAGTTGCCGCGAGGGCTAGGAAGGCGGTCCTCAACGTGCAGCTGGAGGACATCGAGCAGAAGCTGCAGCAGGTGCCTGAGAAGGAGCGGGGTCTGGCCCTGATCGAGGCGGAGTACGTCTCGCGACAGCGCGACCTCGATTTGCTTCAGACACGACTTACCGAAGCGAAGATCAAAGAAGAGGATGCGAAGAACGTACGCCTTACGATGGTGGACGACGCGTTCGTCCGGGTTATCCCGAAAAAGACCCTAATCAAGCTCGCGATCGCCTTCGGCCTCAGCTTCGCGCTCTCCGTGGGTTTGGTGCTGGTTCTCGGCCAGTTCGATGCCGGAGCGTACAGTCCGATGCAGGCGGAGAACGCGCTGGGCTACCCGGTCATCGGGTCGCTTCCGCGTACTCGCCAGGCTCAGCTTCCGAAGACGACCGAGACGGCGTCACCGCTCGCCTCTTCGTTCCAGGTGCTTTCCACCAACATCGTGGAGATGCGGAACCGGTTGCAGGGTCCGGCCATCGTGGTAGCGAGTGCCGAGCCGAACGTCGGGCGCAGTTCGGTGGCTGCCAACCTGGCGGTGAGCCTGGCCAGGGACGGCTCACGCGTCGTGCTGGTGGATGGAGACATGCGAGAGCCGTCACTTCACCGCCACTTCGACGTCGAGAACCGCAGTGGGTTGGCGGAGATTCTGGCCGGCACGGCGGCCATAGAGGATGTGTGCATGCCGACACCGGTGGACGGGTTGTTGCTGATCACTGCTGGCAAGCCGCCTGCTAACCCGGTCCGACTGCTGCGTGACGTGGGGTTGGAACGGTTCATCGAGCAGGTATCGAAGGCTGCGGACTTCGTGATATTCGACAGCCCGGCTGGCTCTGCGTTTGCGGATGCTGACGTGCTTGCCGGAACGCTTCAGAACGTGCTGCTCATCCACGAGGCCGGGTCACCGGCAACGATCAGCGAGGCGGAGTTCCACAAGCGGCTCGAGCGTCTGGGCATCAACATTATCGGCGTTGCGTTGAACAAGGTCCGACCCGAGGACTGCTCTGGCTACATCACCTTCCGGCGAGCTTACGAGGCCTCGCTGATGGCGCGCGAGGTGCCCAGCATACCCACCGAGCGACCCGCACTCGACAAGCCCAAACGGGAGAAAGCCGAGGCACCACGTCGGCCGGATGTCGAGGCGGATGACGAGGACGACGAGGTCTAG
- a CDS encoding SLBB domain-containing protein, protein MMRWLAAVLVCAGLVTAGHSQQPGTDYRFQDYDQLFVSLAQEPERNIRATVGGDGYIDYPYIGRVLVRGRTVAEVQEEIVSRLKAGGYFVAPDVSITIEVFRKPLATVVGQDTVQRPNAYEFRPGQRLRDLIGMAGGPIYGAADTRRAVLQRKDSNERIPVNLRFLLQDVRDDQNYELKDGDVLTVPRDEQNFITVIGEVNNPGPQVYREGMRVTDAIAAARGGIPERGRLSAITLLRKDPYDPAKVTQIPVNLFEAIKDINKDLVLQKTDTLVVPRTNNIDLRNVRDLANAIYIITITLRNRPFDAVTDALR, encoded by the coding sequence TTGATGCGTTGGTTGGCTGCAGTTTTGGTTTGCGCAGGGCTTGTGACGGCAGGTCACTCGCAGCAACCCGGTACAGATTACAGGTTCCAGGACTATGACCAGCTCTTCGTGTCGTTGGCTCAGGAGCCGGAGCGAAACATCCGGGCCACCGTAGGGGGGGACGGTTACATCGATTACCCATACATCGGCCGGGTGCTGGTGCGCGGGCGAACCGTGGCCGAGGTCCAAGAGGAGATCGTCAGCAGGCTGAAGGCCGGCGGGTATTTCGTGGCTCCCGACGTCAGCATCACGATAGAGGTGTTCCGCAAACCGCTGGCTACGGTGGTCGGGCAGGACACTGTGCAGCGACCGAACGCGTACGAATTCCGGCCTGGTCAGCGTCTGCGCGACCTCATCGGAATGGCCGGCGGCCCCATCTATGGCGCAGCGGACACCAGGCGAGCCGTTCTTCAGCGTAAGGACAGCAACGAGCGTATTCCTGTGAACCTGCGGTTCCTTCTGCAGGACGTTCGTGACGACCAGAACTACGAGTTGAAGGACGGTGACGTTCTCACAGTTCCGCGCGACGAGCAGAACTTCATCACCGTCATCGGCGAAGTGAACAACCCAGGACCCCAGGTGTACCGCGAAGGGATGAGAGTGACCGACGCGATTGCCGCAGCACGGGGCGGCATTCCCGAACGAGGCCGGCTCAGCGCGATAACCCTGCTTAGGAAAGACCCGTACGACCCCGCCAAGGTCACTCAGATACCCGTGAACCTGTTCGAGGCGATCAAGGATATCAACAAGGACCTCGTGTTGCAGAAGACGGACACGCTGGTCGTGCCGCGAACGAACAACATAGACTTGCGCAACGTTCGGGACCTCGCGAATGCGATTTATATCATCACCATCACGCTTCGGAATCGGCCATTCGACGCCGTGACCGACGCTCTGCGATAG